A region of Dysgonomonas mossii DNA encodes the following proteins:
- a CDS encoding sigma-54 interaction domain-containing protein: MYCDKMKRSCYAETDLTFLVNISNAIGHSQDIYKDLELVLNDLCDFLDAQYSMITIVDRNYDKIMISAAHGLTKEEKSRGVYKIGEGIIGEVVQTETPVVIKDISKNSKFLNKTGIKRNNNQMMAFLCVPIILKNEITGTLSIHKAHQGIVDFSAEIKFLNIVGMLIGKNVSIRRKHIEELEELRKENIKLRKENYVKPDNIVGNSSLMNDLYNLINRVAPTNSTVMIRGESGVGKELIAEAIHNASERASKPFIKVNCSALPENLIESELFGHEKGSFTGANASHMGRFEMANGGTIFLDEIGDVPLSIQVKLLRVIQQRQIERVGGTKTININVRIITATNRNLEEMIKQDTFREDFYYRINVFPIYVPSLRERRADIPILTDHFIAKLNKINKTNVKRITGGALDMLMMYSWPGNIRELENVIERAMILTMDGVIHSYNLPPTLQTGVSSDTVDKGTLNSILERVEKQLIIDTLIAARGSIVKASSQLGVTERIMGLRINKYNIQIQDYKNLTDEAS, translated from the coding sequence ATGTATTGCGATAAAATGAAACGTAGCTGCTATGCTGAAACTGATTTAACGTTTTTGGTTAATATAAGCAATGCGATTGGTCATAGTCAGGATATATATAAAGATCTGGAATTGGTATTAAATGATTTGTGCGACTTTTTAGATGCACAATACAGCATGATAACAATAGTTGATCGAAATTATGATAAAATTATGATTAGTGCAGCTCATGGCTTAACTAAAGAGGAGAAAAGCAGAGGAGTATACAAAATAGGAGAAGGTATTATCGGAGAGGTAGTTCAGACCGAAACACCTGTTGTTATAAAAGATATTTCTAAAAATTCTAAATTTTTAAATAAAACAGGAATAAAAAGAAATAACAATCAGATGATGGCATTTCTTTGTGTTCCTATCATTCTGAAGAATGAAATAACTGGAACATTGAGTATTCATAAGGCTCATCAAGGTATTGTAGATTTCTCAGCAGAAATAAAATTCCTGAATATTGTGGGTATGCTAATAGGAAAGAATGTATCAATAAGACGTAAGCACATAGAAGAATTAGAAGAGTTACGAAAAGAAAATATAAAACTCAGAAAAGAAAACTATGTAAAGCCCGATAATATTGTTGGTAATTCATCTTTGATGAATGATTTATATAACCTTATAAATAGAGTTGCACCAACCAATAGTACAGTTATGATTAGAGGTGAAAGTGGAGTTGGTAAAGAACTAATAGCCGAAGCTATACACAATGCCAGTGAAAGAGCTTCTAAGCCTTTTATCAAAGTAAATTGTTCTGCTCTTCCAGAAAACCTCATAGAAAGTGAATTGTTCGGCCACGAAAAAGGTTCTTTCACAGGAGCCAATGCGTCACATATGGGACGTTTTGAAATGGCTAACGGAGGTACAATATTTTTAGATGAAATAGGAGATGTTCCGCTTTCAATACAAGTAAAGCTATTAAGAGTAATACAGCAACGGCAAATAGAAAGAGTTGGAGGAACTAAAACAATAAATATAAATGTACGGATAATAACAGCAACAAATAGAAATCTGGAAGAAATGATCAAGCAGGATACTTTTCGGGAAGATTTTTATTATCGAATAAATGTGTTTCCGATCTACGTACCGTCATTGAGAGAAAGGCGAGCTGACATACCTATATTAACGGATCATTTTATTGCAAAATTAAACAAGATTAATAAAACAAATGTAAAACGTATAACAGGAGGCGCGTTAGATATGCTAATGATGTACTCATGGCCCGGTAATATTCGGGAACTGGAAAATGTTATAGAACGAGCTATGATATTGACTATGGATGGAGTTATACACTCGTATAATTTACCACCCACATTACAAACCGGAGTTTCCTCTGACACAGTAGATAAAGGAACATTAAACAGCATCCTAGAGCGAGTTGAAAAGCAACTAATTATAGATACTTTAATAGCTGCACGCGGAAGTATTGTTAAGGCCTCTAGCCAATTAGGAGTAACAGAGCGCATAATGGGATTAAGAATTAATAAATATAATATTCAGATACAGGACTATAAAAATCTCACGGATGAAGCCAGTTAA
- a CDS encoding GNAT family N-acetyltransferase yields the protein MKPVNINIVSCDYTNTDHLNALGDLMNAYIADKMGGGEALSKLKQLRLVDGLNQHPTSIVLLAMCEDIFCGLLVAFQNFSTFTVSPMINIHDLIVLPAYRGKDIGCLLLKEIINIANDKKCSRITLEVRNDNLVAQNLYKKIGFAEAEPSMYYWRKNLL from the coding sequence ATGAAGCCAGTTAATATAAACATAGTTAGTTGTGACTATACAAATACAGATCATCTGAATGCGTTAGGTGATTTAATGAATGCATACATTGCTGATAAAATGGGTGGCGGTGAAGCACTGAGTAAGTTAAAGCAATTGAGATTAGTTGATGGCTTAAATCAACATCCAACCTCAATTGTACTATTAGCTATGTGCGAAGATATATTTTGTGGATTATTAGTCGCATTTCAAAATTTTTCCACATTTACAGTTAGCCCTATGATTAATATTCATGATCTGATAGTATTACCGGCATATAGAGGTAAAGATATTGGATGCTTATTATTGAAGGAAATCATAAATATAGCAAACGATAAAAAATGTAGTAGAATTACATTAGAAGTTCGAAATGATAATTTGGTCGCTCAAAATTTATATAAAAAAATAGGATTTGCCGAAGCAGAGCCATCTATGTACTATTGGCGAAAGAATTTACTCTAA
- a CDS encoding SusC/RagA family TonB-linked outer membrane protein, whose product MKTRKRVKKSQKTILRFLSLLIGITLSISLVMAQTRPAVSGKVTDDKGEPIIGASVTSPIKSTMTDVDGTFSLDIPIGTEIEVTYLGFKSYKIKVSDANYLDIRLEEDNVKLDDIVVVGYGVQKKESLTGAISNIKSDEIIKTKSPSLAQSIQGKVSGLRIRQQDGEPGQFRSDINVRGLGTPLFIIDGIVRDGADAFQRLNPEDIESISFLKDGTAAIYGMNSANGAIIVTTKRGAKGKTKITLSSNIGISKPTDIPKMTNAAQYMEMRNDAAILGEGNPLVTKEELALWKQGAPGYESANLYDDVFRKYSVQHQHTISMQGGSDNVSYFGSLGYARDESLLKSKDLNYDKYTFRSNADIKITNGLVAGINLSGRWDKTSQPWNSFFEIFKQTRINVPTYPAYANNNPDYLATQEMGFNPIALADSDLTGYHTYHNKNFQSTFSLKYDLPFVQGLSIKGQLGYDYNQQKHKGIRKKYSTYTYSADNDEYMENVYNNPSLIQVGNNEANRLDLQAQINYARTFNTIHNVSGTLVYERKQEKNDWSNIERKYDLYTYDEIDYAGIKDQLSSGMSNESAFISYVGRFNYDFMGKYLLELAFRYDGSYRYAPDSRWAFFPMGSIGWRASEEKFIKDKFDFVDNLKFRASYGKSGQDAGDAFQYIPGYNLNVGIYEFTDGTALSGIGSPSITNPNLTWYRAKLFDIGLDLSLFNGLFSMELDLYRRDRTGLLATRTVSLPNTYGASLPQENLNSDITQGIDFTLGHRNKIGDFSYSIKGNMNLARTKMNYVERGPFVSSWDRWRNQTSNRWNDFVWGYETIGQFTNSEQIRNYGVVQSGEMGNSKELPGDYIFRDVNGDGIIDDNDKMPAFWSGTPLIHYGLTLEASWKNFDIYALFQGAGMYTVQFSEVYAEILWSKGANTPAYFYDRWHKEDPYDSDSRWIAGEWPASRLIQDVGALYKDNSDIWRRNASYLRLKTLELGYTLPSSVMKKIGIDNVRLYVNGYNLFTFADSFVKPFDPERIEGSYNAGMNYPLMKSFNFGFTANF is encoded by the coding sequence ATGAAAACAAGGAAGCGTGTAAAAAAATCCCAAAAAACAATTTTGAGATTTCTTTCTTTATTGATAGGTATTACTCTTTCTATTAGCTTGGTTATGGCGCAGACCAGGCCCGCCGTATCGGGAAAAGTAACAGACGATAAAGGAGAACCTATAATAGGGGCATCGGTGACATCCCCTATAAAGAGTACAATGACCGATGTTGACGGTACATTTTCACTTGATATACCTATCGGGACAGAAATTGAAGTTACTTATCTTGGCTTTAAATCTTATAAGATAAAGGTGAGTGATGCTAATTATTTAGATATAAGATTAGAAGAAGATAATGTAAAGTTAGATGATATTGTTGTTGTCGGCTATGGAGTTCAAAAGAAAGAAAGTCTCACCGGAGCTATTTCGAACATTAAATCGGATGAAATAATTAAAACTAAATCTCCGAGTCTGGCTCAATCTATACAAGGCAAAGTATCCGGCCTTAGAATAAGGCAGCAAGATGGCGAACCGGGACAATTCAGATCTGATATCAATGTCAGGGGATTAGGAACACCATTATTTATAATTGACGGAATTGTTCGCGATGGTGCGGACGCTTTTCAGCGATTAAATCCTGAAGATATTGAAAGTATCTCTTTCCTAAAAGATGGTACAGCGGCTATATATGGTATGAACTCGGCGAATGGAGCTATTATAGTGACAACAAAAAGAGGAGCAAAAGGAAAAACAAAAATAACATTATCGTCAAATATAGGAATATCAAAGCCTACCGATATTCCCAAAATGACAAATGCCGCACAATATATGGAAATGAGAAATGATGCTGCAATATTAGGTGAGGGTAATCCCCTGGTGACCAAAGAAGAACTTGCCTTGTGGAAACAGGGAGCTCCCGGATATGAAAGTGCCAACTTATATGATGATGTTTTCAGAAAATACTCTGTGCAGCATCAGCATACTATTTCAATGCAAGGCGGATCTGATAATGTATCGTATTTCGGAAGTCTCGGATATGCCCGTGACGAAAGTTTATTGAAATCGAAAGACCTGAATTATGACAAATATACATTTCGTTCCAATGCGGATATAAAGATAACTAACGGACTGGTGGCAGGAATAAATCTTTCGGGAAGATGGGATAAAACCAGTCAGCCATGGAACTCATTCTTCGAAATATTTAAGCAAACCCGTATAAATGTGCCTACATATCCGGCTTATGCCAATAATAATCCGGATTATCTGGCTACCCAGGAAATGGGCTTTAATCCGATAGCATTGGCTGATTCCGATCTAACAGGATACCACACTTATCATAATAAGAATTTTCAATCCACATTTTCTCTGAAATATGATCTTCCTTTCGTACAAGGATTATCTATAAAAGGACAATTAGGATATGACTATAATCAACAAAAACATAAAGGTATAAGAAAGAAATACTCTACATATACTTATTCTGCAGATAATGATGAATACATGGAAAATGTATATAATAATCCATCATTGATACAAGTAGGAAATAACGAAGCAAACCGGTTGGATTTACAGGCGCAAATAAATTATGCCCGTACGTTTAATACTATACATAATGTAAGTGGGACTCTTGTGTATGAAAGAAAACAGGAGAAAAATGACTGGTCTAATATAGAACGTAAATATGATCTTTATACATATGACGAAATTGATTATGCAGGAATAAAAGATCAACTGTCGAGTGGTATGTCAAACGAATCCGCATTCATTTCTTATGTCGGACGCTTCAACTATGATTTTATGGGTAAATATCTTCTTGAACTGGCATTCAGGTATGATGGCTCTTACAGATATGCACCGGATAGCCGATGGGCATTTTTTCCAATGGGATCTATAGGATGGCGTGCTTCGGAAGAGAAATTTATAAAAGACAAGTTCGACTTTGTAGATAATCTTAAATTCAGGGCTTCTTATGGAAAATCGGGACAGGATGCCGGAGATGCTTTCCAATATATACCAGGATACAATCTGAATGTAGGTATATATGAATTTACTGACGGTACAGCCCTATCAGGAATCGGCTCACCATCTATAACCAACCCGAATCTTACATGGTACAGGGCAAAACTATTTGATATCGGTTTAGATCTATCTCTGTTCAATGGCTTGTTCTCAATGGAGTTAGACTTATACCGACGAGATAGAACCGGGCTGTTGGCCACGCGTACAGTGTCGCTTCCGAATACTTATGGTGCAAGTTTACCTCAGGAGAACTTGAATAGTGATATCACTCAAGGGATAGACTTTACATTGGGACATCGTAATAAAATCGGAGATTTCTCTTATAGTATAAAAGGAAATATGAACCTTGCCCGTACAAAAATGAATTATGTAGAAAGAGGGCCATTCGTAAGTAGTTGGGACCGTTGGCGGAACCAGACTTCTAACCGTTGGAATGATTTCGTCTGGGGGTATGAAACTATTGGCCAATTTACCAATTCTGAGCAAATAAGGAATTATGGAGTGGTTCAATCTGGAGAAATGGGAAATAGCAAAGAACTGCCAGGTGATTATATCTTTAGGGATGTGAATGGAGATGGTATTATAGACGATAATGATAAAATGCCGGCTTTCTGGTCAGGGACTCCTCTCATTCATTACGGCCTCACGTTAGAAGCGTCATGGAAAAACTTCGATATCTATGCACTATTTCAGGGTGCGGGCATGTATACAGTCCAGTTTAGTGAAGTATATGCTGAGATTCTATGGTCGAAAGGAGCCAATACTCCGGCGTATTTTTATGACAGATGGCACAAAGAAGATCCTTACGATTCGGATAGTCGCTGGATTGCAGGAGAATGGCCGGCATCCCGTCTGATACAGGATGTAGGGGCTTTGTATAAAGACAACAGTGATATATGGCGTAGAAATGCATCATATCTGAGATTAAAAACTTTGGAACTGGGATATACTTTACCAAGCTCTGTGATGAAAAAAATTGGAATTGATAATGTCCGTCTTTATGTGAATGGATATAATCTGTTTACGTTCGCTGACTCGTTCGTTAAACCTTTCGATCCGGAAAGGATAGAGGGCTCTTATAATGCAGGGATGAACTATCCGTTAATGAAAAGTTTCAATTTCGGCTTTACTGCTAACTTCTAA